Proteins encoded within one genomic window of Synechococcus sp. PCC 7335:
- a CDS encoding ABC transporter substrate-binding protein: protein MRLHFFFRQRLRRVLLAVMALTLAVVLANCGGASEDPSTADGDGIEAPTGALVFGSVGQPVNLTPGDITDGNSIYVQQQIYNYLIGNEPGSTELAPELATEWSASEDGRTWTFNLREGVKFHDGTDFNAEAVVFNVNRWWDPEFEFGYRDAGALYEIWTDLFGGFKGDEASTLVDVRAVDELTVEFEIAEPFAAFPAAISSGYFGIASPTAVQAGTDYGTPSGAAVGTGPFVFDSWISGDRVTLTKFEDYWEDGMPKVDQLVFSFVEDPAARLAQLRAGTLDFTVDLTPDQLTEIESDPNLEAVYRPSFNVGYLALNPSYEPLATKEVRQAIAQAINKPAIVDAFWGELGETDGHFVPPSLEDYRDSSIDDYEYSIEAAQEAIAEAGYPDGFDLDMWYMPVSRPYFPNPKPIAEAFAAELSQIGINVNLQTKDWGAYLADRNVAPGFQSFMLGWTGDYGDPDNFLYAHFGPGATQDLGDYQNPELFDLLEQARINSDPAEREALYQQADALIFEEALRIPIVHSQPLLAKRAEVDGWEPSPFSSEPFVAVEKG, encoded by the coding sequence ATGCGTCTACACTTTTTCTTCAGGCAGCGACTGCGACGAGTCCTTCTAGCGGTGATGGCGCTGACGCTGGCAGTTGTTCTAGCTAATTGTGGGGGCGCTTCTGAAGATCCATCAACGGCTGACGGTGATGGCATAGAGGCTCCTACGGGGGCGCTTGTGTTCGGCTCGGTTGGCCAACCCGTTAATCTCACACCCGGAGATATTACCGACGGCAATTCAATTTATGTTCAGCAGCAAATTTACAACTATTTGATTGGTAATGAGCCAGGCAGCACAGAGCTAGCACCGGAGCTAGCGACCGAATGGAGCGCGTCTGAGGATGGGAGAACCTGGACGTTTAATCTGCGAGAAGGCGTAAAGTTTCACGATGGTACGGACTTCAACGCAGAGGCCGTTGTCTTTAATGTCAATCGCTGGTGGGATCCAGAATTTGAGTTTGGCTACCGTGATGCAGGCGCTCTATATGAGATTTGGACGGACTTATTCGGCGGGTTTAAAGGTGATGAAGCTTCGACGCTAGTCGATGTGAGAGCAGTTGATGAGCTAACGGTTGAGTTTGAGATCGCTGAACCATTCGCCGCCTTTCCAGCTGCGATTTCGTCAGGTTATTTTGGTATCGCTAGCCCGACAGCAGTGCAGGCTGGTACTGACTACGGCACCCCGTCTGGTGCGGCCGTAGGTACTGGACCATTTGTGTTTGATTCTTGGATCAGCGGTGATCGCGTCACGCTTACCAAGTTCGAAGACTATTGGGAAGATGGGATGCCTAAAGTCGACCAGCTCGTCTTCAGTTTTGTTGAAGATCCAGCAGCTAGACTGGCTCAGCTACGAGCCGGGACGCTAGATTTCACGGTGGATCTTACGCCCGATCAGCTAACTGAGATTGAGTCAGATCCAAACCTAGAAGCGGTCTATCGTCCTTCGTTTAATGTCGGCTATCTAGCGTTGAATCCTAGCTATGAACCGCTAGCGACCAAGGAAGTGCGGCAGGCGATCGCTCAGGCTATTAATAAGCCTGCCATTGTTGATGCCTTCTGGGGCGAGCTAGGCGAAACTGATGGCCACTTTGTTCCGCCTTCACTAGAAGACTATAGAGATAGCAGTATAGATGACTACGAATACAGCATAGAAGCGGCACAAGAGGCGATCGCTGAAGCGGGCTATCCTGATGGCTTCGATCTAGACATGTGGTATATGCCTGTCAGCCGTCCCTATTTCCCAAATCCCAAGCCGATTGCCGAGGCTTTTGCCGCTGAGCTAAGCCAGATTGGGATCAATGTCAACTTGCAGACCAAAGACTGGGGTGCGTACCTAGCTGATCGCAACGTAGCCCCTGGCTTCCAATCATTCATGCTGGGCTGGACAGGTGATTACGGCGATCCAGATAACTTCCTCTATGCTCACTTTGGTCCTGGCGCAACTCAAGATTTAGGCGACTATCAGAACCCTGAGCTGTTCGATCTGCTCGAACAGGCACGGATAAACAGCGATCCAGCTGAAAGAGAAGCGCTATACCAGCAAGCAGATGCGCTCATCTTTGAAGAAGCCCTGAGAATTCCGATTGTACATTCCCAGCCTCTGTTGGCCAAACGCGCCGAGGTTGATGGTTGGGAACCTAGTCCGTTTAGCTCTGAGCCATTTGTCGCAGTTGAGAAAGGGTAA